The following coding sequences lie in one Phragmites australis chromosome 8, lpPhrAust1.1, whole genome shotgun sequence genomic window:
- the LOC133926858 gene encoding peroxidase P7-like: protein MATAAVRCLLTVAVVLAPLLAGADAGRPLSTGFYNKKCPNVQSIVRAAMAQAVTAEPRMGASILRMFFHDCFVNGCDASILLDDTASFTGEKNAGPNANSVRGYEVIDAIKTQVEVSCNATVSCADILALAARDAVNLLGGPTWTVYLGRRDALTASQSAANANLPGPGSSLATLITMFGNKGLSPRDMTALSGAHTVGQARCSTFRDRIYNDANINTTFASLRQQTCPQASGDATLAPIDAQTPEAFDNAYYRNLMSKQGLFHSDQELFNGGSQDALVKKYSGNAAMFAADFAKAMVKMGAISPLTGTQGEVRLNCRNAN, encoded by the exons ATGGCGACCGCTGCAGTGAGGTGCTTGCTCACGGTGGCTGTGGTGCTGGCTCCCCTTCTCGCTGGTGCTGATGCCGGCCGGCCGCTGTCGACGGGTTTCTACAACAAGAAGTGCCCCAACGTGCAGAGCATCGTGAGGGCGGCGATGGCGCAGGCTGTCACGGCGGAGCCGAGGATGGGCGCGTCCATCCTCCGCATGttcttccacgactgcttcgtcaaT GGCTGCGACGCGTCCATCTTGCTGGACGACACCGCGAGTTTCACCGGCGAGAAGAACGCCGGGCCAAACGCCAACTCGGTGCGCGGGTACGAGGTCATCGACGCCATCAAGACCCAGGTCGAGGTCTCCTGCAACGccaccgtctcctgcgccgacatcCTCGCCCTCGCCGCCCGGGACGCCGTCAACCTG CTCGGCGGGCCGACGTGGACAGTCTACCTCGGTCGCCGCGACGCGCTGACGGCGAGCCAGAGCGCGGCCAACGCCAACCTCCCGGGCCCGGGGTCCAGCCTCGCCACGCTCATCACCATGTTCGGCAACAAGGGCCTCTCGCCGCGCGACATGACGGCGCTGTCCGGTGCGCACACCGTGGGACAGGCCCGGTGCTCCACCTTCCGCGACCGCATCTACAACGACGCCAACATCAATACCACCTTCGCGTCGCTCCGGCAGCAGACGTGCCCGCAGGCCAGCGGCGACGCCACGCTCGCGCCCATCGACGCGCAGACCCCGGAGGCGTTCGACAACGCCTACTACCGGAATCTGATGAGCAAGCAGGGCCTGTTCCACTCCGATCAGGAGCTGTTCAACGGCGGGTCGCAGGACGCGCTGGTGAAGAAGTACAGCGGCAACGCCGCCATGTTCGCTGCCGACTTCgccaaggcgatggtgaagatgGGCGCCATCAGCCCGCTCACCGGGACGCAGGGGGAGGTCAGGTTGAACTGCAGGAACGCCAACTAA
- the LOC133926859 gene encoding peroxidase P7-like yields MSTSSATSFAVLALLCLLLPCHAKLSTKFYAKSCPNVAAIVRSMMAHAVAKEPRMGASIIRLFFHDCFVNGCDASILLDDTKTFTGEKNAGANVNSVRGYEVIDAIKVQVEAACKGTVSCADIVALASRDAVNLLGGPTWNVHLGRKDSRTASQSAANANLPGPGSSATSLVSAFAAKGLSPRDMTALSGAHTVGRARCVFFRGRIYTEPNINTTFAAARRRTCPQGGGDGNLAPFDDQTPDAFDNAYYRNLVAQRGLLHSDQELFNGGPQDALVRKYSGNAGMFATDFAKAMVKMGGLAPAAGTPTEIRLNCRKVN; encoded by the exons ATGAGCACCTCGTCCGCTACGAGCTTTGCTGTTCTTGCTCTCCTCTGTTTGCTTCTTCCTTGCCATGCGAAGCTCTCGACCAAGTTCTACGCCAAGTCGTGCCCCAACGTAGCCGCCATCGTGCGGTCGATGATGGCGCATGCCGTTGCCAAGGAGCCGCGGATGGGCGCGTCCATCATCCGGCTcttcttccacgactgcttcgtcaaT GGGTGCGATGCGTCCATCCTTCTGGATGACACGAAGACGTTCACCGGCGAGAAGAACGCCGGCGCGAACGTCAACTCCGTCCGCGGTTACGAGGTGATCGACGCCATCAAGGTGCAGGTTGAAGCGGCCTGCAAGGGCACCGTGTCGTGCGCTGACATCGTCGCTCTGGCATCTCGAGACGCCGTAAACTTG ctcggaggcccgACGTGGAACGTGCACCTCGGCCGGAAGGACTCGCGCACGGCAAGCCAGAGCGCCGCCAACGCCAACCTCCCTGGTCCGGGCTCCAGCGCCACGTCCCTTGTCTCCGCGTTCGCGGCCAAGGGGCTCTCGCCGCGCGACATGACGGCGCTCTCCGGCGCGCACACCGTGGGGCGCGCGCGCTGCGTCTTCTTCCGCGGCCGCATCTACACCGAGCCTAACATCAACACCACCttcgcggcggcgcggcggcggacgTGCCCGCagggcggcggggacggcaacCTCGCGCCGTTCGACGACCAGACGCCGGACGCGTTCGACAACGCCTACTACAGGAACCTGGTGGCGCAGCGCGGGCTGCTGCACTCCGACCAGGAGCTCTTCAACGGCGGGCCGCAGGACGCGCTGGTGAGGAAGTACAGCGGCAATGCCGGCATGTTCGCCACTGACTTCgccaaggcgatggtgaagatgGGTGGCCTTGCGCCGGCTGCTGGGACGCCGACGGAGATCAGGTTGAACTGCAGGAAAGTTAACTAA